The Naumovozyma dairenensis CBS 421 chromosome 2, complete genome genome segment ACGGGGATTCCTTGTTTTGTGGTTCCTGATTCCCTTTCTATTTACATTCTgcattttcaattcaatttatgTCATAAAGAACTATGCAATTCATTGTAAGTGTATGGAGGGATCCAGtaagatattaaattattttgtcAAAAAACGACAGAATTTATGGGACTTCCCTTTTCACTTGAAAGGAGCTATTTTACAATTTATAAAACTTTatataaatcatcattccCACTTCCTTATGGTGACACCGTATTTTGTTACTTTTTCGTCCAATCGATACTGTTCGTTCCAATAAGACAAGAAAGTATTCCTTTTATATCActcttatatattcaattctGTAAATTCTGTACAAACCTATTCAAAGAATATCACATCAAACAAGAACTAtcgaataataattaatataattCACATCAATAACTAGAACACGTCCGAAGATAAAAGACTACCAAAAAAATGGCTACTGAAGATACAAGTTCATCTACTTCAGCCTTCGTTACATCACTAATAATCTATGGGATAATCGCACTAATATTCATCTGGTTATTCCTCACCTTGAGACCAAGAAATAGAAGAACCTACGAACCGAGAACTTTAACAGATATACAAAcaataaaagaagaagaaagaacgGATGAGGTACCTTCAGGTTATTTCCAATGGGTTCCATTCTTATTAGGGAAACCAcattcatttttaattcAACATACTTCATTAGATGGTTATTTATTCTTACGTTATATTGGAATATTCGCAACAACTTCTTTATTACtatgttttattttattcccaatattattaccagtCAATGCTACCAATGGTAACAATTTAAAAGgttttgaattattatcctTTGCAAACGTTACCAATAAAAACAGATTTTTCGCTCATGTCTTCTTATCATGGATTGTTTTCGGTTTAATCACTTATATCATCTATAAAGAACTTTATTACTACATCATATTAAGACAAGCAGTTCAAACTTCTCCATTGTATGATGGGCTACTTTCTTCAAGAACAGTCATGATCACCGAATTAGATCCTTCCATTGCTCAAGAAGGTGAATTGGAGAAGAGATTTTCAAAAGCGGTTAATATAAATTTCGCCCATGATTTGTCTCATTTGGAAAAACACATCAATGAAAGAAGGAAAGTTTCCATGAAATTGGaatcttctttaaataaagTCATTGATAAAGCAGTAAAACGATACTACAAATATAACGAAAAAAAGccagaaaaattatttggtccagataataataaaccgCAGGCAAATTTAGAAACATATGTTCCTTATTATAGCAGACCTTCTCACCGGATAAATACAAGATTCCCATTCTTCCCTTTTGGTGAAAAAGTTGATACAATCCATCATTGTACTGAGGAATTGGCTcaattgaatgataaaGTTCATACGCAACAGAGAAAATGggataaaaatgaaaaattaccaGCAGCTTTCATTCAATTCGATACTCAGTTAGAAGCTCAAGAATGTTTCCAATCCATTGAAGGTTTGCTAGGTCCCAAATCatttggaagaaaattaattaattctgTTCCAGAAGATATTAATTGGTCAAATATGAAGTTATCATCTGCTGAAAGAAAATCTAAAAGAATTTTAGCGAATTCTTTAATGGTTGCATTAATCATATTCTGGGCTATCCCAGTCGCAGTGGTAGGTtgtatttcaaatataaatttcttAACTGAAAAAGTACCATTCTTaaaattcatcaacaatttaCCTAATTTTTTGATGGGATTAATCACTGGTATTTTACCAACTTTAATGTTAGCAGTCTTAATGTCTTTATTACCACCATTCATCAAAATGGCAGGTACTTTAAGTGGCTGTTTGACCAAACTGGAGACTGATCAATATTGCCAAAAATGGTATTATGCATTCCAAGTTATTCAAGTATTTATTGTGACTACATTGGCTTCTTCCGCTTCTGCAACTGTAGAGGCAATCATAAGAGATCCGAGTTCAGCAATGACTTTATTAGCaaataatttaccaaaGGCATCCAATTTCTACATTGCATATTTCCTATTACAAGGACTAACAGTGCCATCAGGATCGTTACTACAGGCTCTTAACTTAGTATTACAAAATACAATGGGAAGGATTTTAGATTCTACTCCAAGACAAAAATGGAAACGTTATAACACATTATCTAAACCTGATATGGGGGTAATTTATCCAACGATGGAAATACTAGTCTGTATCTATATctcatattcaattatcGCCCCATTACTTCTAGTCTTCAGTACCATCGCTTTATTCCTAATGTACATTGCATACTTGTACAACTTGAATTTTGTTCTTGGATTCTCACCAGATTTTAGAGGTAGAAACTATCCTCGTGCCCTCTTCCAAGTCTTTGTGGGTATTTACTTATCAGAAGTTTGTCTTGTTGGTTTATTCATAATGGCAAAGACATGGGGACCTTTGGTTTTAGAATGCTTCTGGATAGTCGTTACTGCTTTGGCtcatatttatatgaaaagaaaattccTACCATTAATTGACGCAGTTCCATTAAGTGTTATCCATTACGCCAGAGGTGAACCAAATTATCACTACCCAAGCGAAGATTTAGGATTGAAAGAAGTTCAAGATATTGGAAAAGTTGCAAAGGAAAAAGTTGATGCTGGAGAATTTACTGGTGTCATTAGACCTGCTACACATGCTGATTTAAAGAGAGCTAATTTATTACGCGATGATGATCAAGAGGAGAGCTCCTCTACAAAATCTAGTACCTCCTCGGATCCAAATGcaacaatgaaaaattataatccATCTGAGTATACAAGTGGTAGTTCATCTAAAAAAATGAGTGTTGGCGGTAATGACACAttgaaattacaaaatacCTCTACGTTCGTTGAAGATGAGGAAGGTAAATTCAGAAAGTACCATTATGATGATGTAAAAGGTTTGAAGGATTTGAATAGGGGGAATAATGATCGCTCAGCTCCGGATGGAGTGCTGGCCGTTGCAGATTACGGTAACATGTATGGGGATGTTGGTGCAGTGAAAAATGCTCCTGAAGCATTCCCTCCAAATATAACGGAAGATGTTTCCTTCTTTGGtagaattagaaatttctttaatccAAAGAATAGTTACccatttgaaaaagttaGAACTAGATTACCTCACGTTTACAACACTACAGTGGAGTATGatcaagaatatttgaCCTCAGCGTATACAGATCCGATTGTCAATGAAAAAGATCCAATTATTTGGATATGCAAGGACCCAATGGGTGTTTCTAAACaacaaattgaagaagCCGAAGATAGCGGTGCTAAAATAAGCCATGATTTCGCAGAATATAATGAGAAAGGTAAATCAACATTTACTTTTAACCCACCAGATTATGAACCTCCTGTGAAAAAGTAGTACATAACAAACGTATTCTTTGCCTCCCCCCAAGATCACGTTAAAAGAAAAGTAGTATTGTATAATCGAGTTAGTTTTTTTAATACCagattaaaaataataataataatgtttaAATATCACTCTATCGTC includes the following:
- the PHM7 gene encoding Phm7p (similar to Saccharomyces cerevisiae PHM7 (YOL084W); ancestral locus Anc_3.119) yields the protein MATEDTSSSTSAFVTSLIIYGIIALIFIWLFLTLRPRNRRTYEPRTLTDIQTIKEEERTDEVPSGYFQWVPFLLGKPHSFLIQHTSLDGYLFLRYIGIFATTSLLLCFILFPILLPVNATNGNNLKGFELLSFANVTNKNRFFAHVFLSWIVFGLITYIIYKELYYYIILRQAVQTSPLYDGLLSSRTVMITELDPSIAQEGELEKRFSKAVNINFAHDLSHLEKHINERRKVSMKLESSLNKVIDKAVKRYYKYNEKKPEKLFGPDNNKPQANLETYVPYYSRPSHRINTRFPFFPFGEKVDTIHHCTEELAQLNDKVHTQQRKWDKNEKLPAAFIQFDTQLEAQECFQSIEGLLGPKSFGRKLINSVPEDINWSNMKLSSAERKSKRILANSLMVALIIFWAIPVAVVGCISNINFLTEKVPFLKFINNLPNFLMGLITGILPTLMLAVLMSLLPPFIKMAGTLSGCLTKLETDQYCQKWYYAFQVIQVFIVTTLASSASATVEAIIRDPSSAMTLLANNLPKASNFYIAYFLLQGLTVPSGSLLQALNLVLQNTMGRILDSTPRQKWKRYNTLSKPDMGVIYPTMEILVCIYISYSIIAPLLLVFSTIALFLMYIAYLYNLNFVLGFSPDFRGRNYPRALFQVFVGIYLSEVCLVGLFIMAKTWGPLVLECFWIVVTALAHIYMKRKFLPLIDAVPLSVIHYARGEPNYHYPSEDLGLKEVQDIGKVAKEKVDAGEFTGVIRPATHADLKRANLLRDDDQEESSSTKSSTSSDPNATMKNYNPSEYTSGSSSKKMSVGGNDTLKLQNTSTFVEDEEGKFRKYHYDDVKGLKDLNRGNNDRSAPDGVLAVADYGNMYGDVGAVKNAPEAFPPNITEDVSFFGRIRNFFNPKNSYPFEKVRTRLPHVYNTTVEYDQEYLTSAYTDPIVNEKDPIIWICKDPMGVSKQQIEEAEDSGAKISHDFAEYNEKGKSTFTFNPPDYEPPVKK